A single genomic interval of Adhaeribacter pallidiroseus harbors:
- a CDS encoding ABC transporter permease, with protein MPYNYFKIAGRTLLRQKGFSFLNITGLSLGLATSLLILLWVVDELQFDGFHKRIDRLYVVLHHLNFTNGEIRTGPDTQGLLAPALKENFPEIVDATRVSFAQERILKIGEKAFKEQGHFADPNFFKIFSFPLLIGDAKTVLQDISSIVISQSFAQKHFGNVPQALGKVIQIGDADKFVVSGVFRDVPKNSSLQFEYVLPFEVLFQNNHWLRDWGASSIQTFVLLHDNAGANAVSSKIENFVKKQAKASISTLMLQPLKQFYLYNKFENGQPAGGRIVYVRLFSVVAIFILLIACINFMNLATARSAQRAKEVGVRKVIGASRTSLISQLLTESFLLALVSMVIALAVVTYALPFFNQLTGKSICLPFTNPAFFLTVISITLFTSLLAGSYPALFLSAFQSVQVLKGTIKVSAGARFLRQGLVVFQFVLSTGLIVSTGVVYRQIQYMKNKNLGLNQENLIYFQGTGGVLNHFEAYRTELLAQPGISKVAQSSQELLGSVTTSQSLNWEGKNPRDIISFQVIQADADFIPTMGAKLKEGRNFSPHLATDSLSYIVNEEALKIMGLPHPVGQKLSFQGKEGKIIGLVQDFHVSSLHDPIMPVLITLRPQEARMIYVRTRSGQAPQAIASLQKLHLQFESATPFEYHFLDQSCERIYRHDRLVSKLATGFAFISIFISCLGLFGLVTFTVQQRTKEIGIRKVLGASVRLIVALLSKDFLKLVLLANIIAWPLAGWAMHQWLQDFAYRTNLGWEIFALAGATTVFIALLTISLQAIKAAVANPINALRSE; from the coding sequence ATGCCATACAATTATTTTAAAATTGCCGGTCGTACCCTGCTGCGGCAAAAAGGTTTTTCTTTTCTGAACATTACCGGGCTTTCGTTGGGCTTGGCTACTAGCTTGCTTATTTTATTATGGGTAGTAGATGAGTTGCAATTCGATGGTTTTCATAAACGGATTGATCGGCTTTACGTGGTGCTGCATCACCTCAATTTTACAAACGGCGAGATAAGAACTGGTCCGGATACCCAAGGCTTACTGGCCCCTGCCCTGAAAGAAAATTTCCCCGAAATAGTTGATGCTACGCGGGTTTCTTTTGCCCAGGAACGAATTTTGAAAATAGGCGAAAAAGCTTTTAAAGAACAAGGCCACTTCGCCGATCCCAACTTTTTTAAAATATTCTCTTTCCCTTTACTAATTGGCGATGCTAAAACCGTTTTACAAGACATTTCTTCCATTGTTATTTCTCAGTCGTTTGCCCAAAAACACTTCGGAAATGTACCACAGGCTTTAGGCAAAGTAATTCAGATAGGGGATGCAGACAAGTTTGTGGTATCTGGTGTATTCCGCGATGTGCCCAAGAATTCTTCTTTGCAATTTGAGTACGTGCTTCCTTTTGAGGTGCTGTTTCAAAACAATCATTGGCTGCGCGATTGGGGGGCCAGCTCTATCCAGACGTTTGTGTTGTTACACGATAATGCCGGGGCAAATGCCGTGAGCAGTAAAATAGAAAATTTTGTAAAAAAGCAAGCGAAGGCATCTATTTCTACTTTAATGCTGCAGCCGTTAAAGCAATTTTATTTATATAATAAGTTTGAAAACGGCCAACCCGCTGGGGGGCGCATTGTTTACGTGCGTTTATTCTCGGTGGTAGCCATTTTTATTCTGCTAATAGCCTGCATTAATTTCATGAACCTGGCCACAGCCCGCTCGGCACAGCGTGCCAAAGAGGTTGGCGTACGCAAAGTAATTGGGGCCAGCCGCACTTCCCTCATTAGTCAATTACTGACAGAGTCTTTCTTACTGGCCTTGGTTTCGATGGTTATTGCTTTGGCCGTAGTAACGTATGCTTTGCCATTTTTTAATCAGCTAACCGGGAAAAGCATCTGTCTTCCGTTTACTAACCCGGCTTTTTTCTTAACGGTAATAAGCATTACCTTATTCACCAGCTTGCTCGCTGGCAGTTATCCGGCACTTTTTTTATCGGCATTTCAGTCGGTGCAGGTGTTAAAAGGTACCATTAAGGTAAGCGCCGGCGCGCGATTTCTGCGGCAAGGACTGGTGGTTTTTCAATTTGTGCTTTCTACGGGCCTTATTGTTTCTACGGGGGTGGTATACCGGCAAATTCAATACATGAAAAACAAAAATTTGGGTTTAAACCAGGAAAACCTGATTTACTTTCAGGGAACAGGCGGCGTTTTAAATCATTTTGAGGCGTACCGCACCGAACTACTGGCGCAACCCGGAATAAGTAAAGTAGCCCAATCGAGCCAGGAATTACTAGGCAGTGTTACTACATCGCAAAGCCTGAACTGGGAAGGTAAAAACCCCAGAGATATAATTTCTTTCCAGGTGATTCAGGCTGATGCTGATTTTATACCCACTATGGGCGCAAAGCTAAAAGAAGGACGAAATTTCTCCCCGCATTTGGCAACGGATAGCTTGAGCTATATCGTAAACGAAGAAGCTTTAAAAATTATGGGCCTGCCACACCCTGTCGGGCAGAAACTAAGCTTTCAGGGCAAGGAAGGTAAAATTATTGGTTTGGTGCAAGATTTTCACGTAAGCAGTTTGCACGATCCTATTATGCCGGTTCTGATAACCCTGCGGCCGCAAGAGGCCCGTATGATTTATGTGCGCACTCGGTCGGGCCAAGCTCCGCAAGCCATTGCCAGTCTGCAAAAACTGCACCTGCAATTTGAGTCAGCCACGCCTTTTGAATACCACTTCCTCGACCAAAGTTGCGAGCGCATTTACCGCCACGATCGGCTGGTGAGTAAACTGGCTACCGGTTTTGCTTTTATCTCCATTTTTATTTCCTGCTTGGGCTTGTTTGGCCTGGTTACTTTTACCGTGCAGCAACGCACCAAAGAAATAGGCATTCGCAAAGTACTGGGGGCTTCGGTGCGCTTAATTGTGGCACTCCTTTCCAAAGATTTTTTAAAATTAGTACTACTGGCTAATATTATTGCCTGGCCCTTGGCAGGCTGGGCCATGCATCAATGGCTTCAGGATTTTGCTTACCGCACGAACTTGGGCTGGGAAATCTTTGCCTTAGCCGGTGCTACTACCGTATTTATTGCCTTACTCACAATTAGTTTGCAGGCGATAAAAGCCGCCGTAGCTAACCCGATAAATGCCTTGCGCAGCGAGTAA
- a CDS encoding ABC transporter permease — translation MWYNYLKVAFRTLWRNKFLSGINLFGLALGMAACLLILQYTSFEWSYDRFHGNSDRIYRLQLAHYTAGDLIEKSAKTEPELGPALKAAFPEVKEVTRAAPWLGGVVSTVGTDGEPRAFNESDLFFVDAAFLRLFTFPVIKGSVSALNEPNTVIITEKAAEKYFGTQNPLGKVLTLDNHNQGHHYKVTVRGVCQDVPANSHLKFSFLVSRQVTGQEGGPNTWSAYTYVLVAPHTKVARLEAKLAGFTTQNLAAQTGKLRYKQILSLQPLTRIHLYSRLAEEVPGSGNGQMVWFLTFMAGIILLIAYVNYINLATARATERAKEVGIRKVLGSRRGHLIRQFFLESLLLNLCSAALALGLVQIALPWFSRLVGIPGSFHLEPQYWFVGAFLGLLTVGALLAGIYPALVLSAYQPVQVLKGPVGKLSQGLTLRHSLVIFQFVVSVTLMAGTFTVYRQLNYMRHKDLGIDLTHTLIIAAPQARRETPEQEVTFYKKNERFQTEISHYPGITGITATSNVPGIAIDWAPRYFNRADVPNEAAVNRPTMAVGPEFIDQFHLTVMAGEKITPERAKQMAAREIAPIMLNEAAVRSCGFSSPAKAIGQVIFMRNGSGKNFKNEVVTVVRDFHQQSLKEAYTPLIFHVTENLGAVTHYALKVNSTHLNQTIAQIELTYKNLFPGSPFEYFFLDQFFNQQYQTDQQFGYVFGLFTGFAIFVACLGLFGLCLFTATQRTKEIGIRKVLGAPVSSILFLLAKDYMKLVLIANVLALPLAWWGMQEWLQNYAFRIPLTGWLFVVPAFIVLIIALLTVSTQTIKIALANPVEALRNE, via the coding sequence ATGTGGTACAATTATCTTAAAGTAGCTTTTCGTACGTTGTGGCGGAACAAGTTTTTATCGGGTATAAATCTTTTTGGTTTAGCTTTGGGCATGGCGGCGTGTTTGCTCATTTTGCAGTACACTAGCTTTGAGTGGAGTTATGACCGGTTTCATGGAAACAGCGATAGGATTTACCGCTTGCAACTAGCACACTATACGGCTGGGGATTTAATTGAAAAAAGCGCCAAAACGGAGCCCGAGCTCGGACCTGCTTTAAAAGCTGCTTTTCCCGAAGTAAAAGAAGTTACGCGGGCGGCTCCTTGGTTAGGAGGTGTCGTTTCTACGGTAGGAACAGATGGCGAACCGCGCGCTTTTAACGAATCGGATTTATTTTTTGTGGATGCGGCTTTTTTGCGCTTGTTTACCTTTCCGGTTATAAAAGGCTCTGTTTCGGCGTTAAATGAGCCTAATACCGTAATTATTACGGAAAAAGCCGCCGAAAAATACTTTGGTACGCAGAATCCACTGGGAAAAGTACTTACGCTCGATAATCATAACCAAGGGCATCATTATAAAGTTACCGTGCGGGGGGTATGCCAGGACGTGCCCGCTAATTCGCACTTAAAATTTAGTTTTTTGGTTTCCCGCCAAGTCACGGGGCAGGAAGGCGGGCCAAATACCTGGTCGGCTTACACCTACGTTTTAGTAGCTCCCCATACGAAGGTAGCCCGTTTAGAAGCTAAATTAGCCGGATTTACGACTCAAAATCTGGCGGCGCAAACCGGAAAATTACGGTACAAACAAATCCTTTCTTTACAACCCTTAACCCGTATTCACTTATACTCCCGTTTAGCCGAAGAAGTACCCGGGAGTGGTAACGGCCAAATGGTGTGGTTTCTGACTTTTATGGCGGGGATCATTTTGCTTATTGCTTATGTGAATTACATTAACCTGGCTACCGCCCGGGCTACCGAAAGAGCCAAAGAAGTAGGCATCCGGAAAGTTTTAGGTTCGCGAAGGGGACACTTAATCCGGCAGTTTTTTCTGGAATCGCTGTTACTTAATTTATGCAGTGCGGCCTTAGCTCTGGGTTTGGTGCAGATTGCTTTGCCTTGGTTTAGCCGCTTAGTGGGCATACCTGGTTCTTTTCACTTAGAGCCGCAATACTGGTTTGTGGGTGCTTTTTTGGGATTGTTAACGGTAGGTGCATTGCTTGCCGGGATATATCCGGCGCTGGTTCTTTCGGCTTACCAGCCCGTGCAAGTACTAAAGGGGCCGGTTGGTAAGCTGAGTCAGGGGTTAACGCTCCGGCATTCGTTGGTTATTTTTCAGTTTGTGGTTTCGGTTACTTTAATGGCCGGCACTTTTACGGTTTACCGGCAATTAAATTACATGCGCCACAAAGATTTAGGCATCGACCTTACCCATACCTTAATTATTGCTGCTCCGCAAGCCCGGCGGGAAACGCCGGAACAAGAGGTAACTTTTTACAAAAAAAACGAGCGCTTTCAAACAGAAATAAGCCACTACCCAGGTATTACCGGCATTACGGCCACCTCAAACGTACCGGGCATTGCCATTGATTGGGCGCCGCGTTATTTTAACCGCGCCGATGTCCCCAACGAAGCCGCTGTAAACCGGCCAACGATGGCCGTTGGCCCAGAATTTATCGATCAATTTCATTTAACCGTTATGGCGGGAGAAAAAATCACTCCGGAAAGAGCCAAACAAATGGCTGCCCGGGAGATAGCACCTATTATGCTCAACGAAGCAGCCGTCCGGTCCTGCGGATTCTCTAGTCCAGCCAAAGCAATTGGGCAGGTTATTTTCATGCGGAATGGCAGCGGTAAGAACTTTAAAAACGAAGTAGTAACTGTTGTACGCGATTTTCACCAACAATCTCTTAAAGAAGCGTACACGCCACTTATTTTTCACGTTACCGAAAATCTGGGCGCTGTAACGCATTACGCTTTAAAAGTAAATAGCACGCACCTCAACCAAACCATTGCGCAAATTGAACTCACCTATAAAAACTTATTTCCCGGCAGCCCCTTCGAGTATTTTTTTCTCGATCAGTTTTTTAACCAACAATACCAAACGGACCAGCAGTTCGGATACGTTTTCGGGTTGTTTACGGGTTTCGCAATTTTTGTGGCTTGTCTGGGTTTATTTGGCCTGTGTTTATTTACTGCCACACAGCGCACCAAAGAAATTGGCATTCGCAAGGTACTCGGAGCACCTGTGAGCAGCATCTTATTCCTGTTAGCTAAAGATTACATGAAGCTGGTTTTAATAGCCAATGTTCTGGCTTTACCACTGGCCTGGTGGGGTATGCAGGAATGGCTGCAAAATTACGCTTTCCGGATTCCGCTTACCGGTTGGCTATTTGTTGTTCCGGCCTTTATTGTACTAATAATTGCTTTATTAACGGTTAGTACCCAAACCATTAAAATTGCCTTGGCTAACCCCGTAGAGGCTTTGCGGAATGAGTAA
- a CDS encoding polysaccharide deacetylase family protein — protein sequence MKLCQLLALSRALVVLPTWLAALAQSSPQPRKALICLRYDDGLESHLTTAIPQLNSFNLKATFFLNAIKGSAEVIGQASPALLGWKKAAQQGHELGNHTLSHPCPTALGWPQEVAIEAYATEQILQEVRTLDALLDLIDTQKTLRAFAYPGHNTLVASQDYSFRLQKEELVQYGRTGGNRNSVIKKF from the coding sequence ATGAAGTTATGTCAGCTACTTGCTCTTTCTCGGGCCTTGGTAGTACTTCCCACCTGGCTGGCGGCGTTGGCCCAATCATCTCCGCAGCCCCGGAAGGCGCTTATTTGCTTAAGGTATGATGATGGTTTGGAGAGCCACCTGACTACCGCTATTCCGCAACTAAATTCTTTTAATTTAAAAGCCACCTTTTTTCTGAATGCCATTAAAGGCTCCGCGGAAGTAATAGGCCAGGCCTCGCCAGCTTTACTGGGCTGGAAGAAGGCCGCGCAGCAAGGGCATGAGTTGGGAAACCACACGTTATCTCACCCTTGCCCTACGGCGTTGGGCTGGCCACAGGAAGTAGCCATTGAAGCTTACGCGACGGAGCAAATCTTACAAGAGGTGCGGACACTAGATGCTTTGTTAGATCTGATTGATACTCAGAAAACGCTTCGTGCCTTTGCCTATCCTGGCCACAACACCCTGGTAGCAAGTCAGGATTATTCTTTCCGGTTACAAAAAGAAGAATTGGTTCAGTATGGCCGTACGGGTGGGAACAGAAACAGTGTAATCAAAAAATTTTAA
- a CDS encoding BlaI/MecI/CopY family transcriptional regulator, which yields MQKLGKREEQIMQVIWQLQNAFVKDIIEELPEPKPHYNTIATMVKILTDKGFLRAEKIGNTYRYAPLIALADYRKQDVAGIKQKYFGNSLSNMITHFAKEENLSNEELDELIRIINSQKTD from the coding sequence ATGCAAAAATTAGGAAAACGAGAAGAGCAGATTATGCAGGTTATCTGGCAACTGCAAAATGCCTTTGTAAAAGACATTATAGAGGAGCTGCCCGAGCCAAAACCCCACTACAATACCATTGCCACCATGGTTAAAATCTTAACAGATAAAGGCTTCTTGCGGGCCGAGAAAATAGGCAATACGTACCGCTATGCGCCTTTAATTGCGCTGGCCGATTACCGGAAGCAGGATGTAGCGGGAATTAAACAGAAATACTTCGGCAATTCTTTATCCAATATGATTACGCATTTTGCGAAAGAAGAAAACCTGTCGAATGAAGAACTCGACGAACTGATCCGCATTATAAATTCGCAAAAAACAGATTAA
- a CDS encoding alpha/beta hydrolase — protein sequence METNVQSATSTFTTPDGLHVFYRRWEAAGSPKALMVLVHGFNSHSGYFQWVAEQLTESNFKTYALDLRGRGKSDGERYYIPDYNDLLADIDQLVNLAQEAHPGLPTFLLGHSAGGVLSSVYTLKHQNKLRGFICESFAFQVPAPDFVLAVLKGISHIAPHAHVLKLKNEDFSRDSSVVEAMNHDPLIAHEVQPTKTVQQLVLADERLKAEMPAINLPLLILHGTLDKATKPSGSQYFYDTAGSLDKSLKLYEGHYHDLLNDLDKEVVMADILHWLNSRV from the coding sequence ATGGAAACCAACGTACAATCCGCAACCTCTACTTTTACCACGCCTGATGGACTGCATGTTTTTTACCGCCGCTGGGAAGCGGCTGGTAGCCCCAAAGCGCTTATGGTTCTGGTGCACGGCTTTAATTCCCACAGCGGCTACTTTCAGTGGGTAGCAGAACAGTTAACCGAAAGCAACTTTAAAACCTACGCCCTCGACTTGCGCGGCCGGGGTAAATCCGACGGAGAACGCTATTACATTCCGGATTATAACGACTTGCTCGCTGACATTGACCAATTGGTAAACCTGGCTCAGGAGGCCCACCCGGGTTTACCTACCTTCTTGTTGGGGCACAGCGCCGGGGGGGTGCTTAGTTCCGTTTATACTTTAAAGCATCAAAACAAGCTCCGCGGATTTATTTGCGAAAGCTTTGCGTTTCAGGTACCGGCTCCGGATTTTGTTTTGGCGGTATTAAAAGGCATTAGCCACATTGCTCCGCACGCCCACGTATTAAAATTAAAAAACGAAGATTTTTCCCGCGATTCTTCGGTGGTAGAAGCCATGAACCACGATCCGCTCATTGCGCACGAAGTGCAACCAACTAAAACCGTACAACAATTGGTCTTGGCCGATGAGCGACTGAAAGCCGAAATGCCTGCGATTAACTTGCCTTTGTTGATTCTGCACGGCACCCTGGACAAAGCCACCAAGCCCAGCGGCAGCCAATATTTTTACGACACGGCCGGTTCGCTAGACAAATCTTTGAAACTATACGAAGGCCATTACCACGACTTGCTGAACGACCTGGATAAAGAAGTAGTAATGGCCGATATTCTGCATTGGTTAAACAGCCGCGTGTAA
- a CDS encoding M56 family metallopeptidase: protein MMELLLKASFAVGTAFIFYKLLLQQESFFAANRFFLVGSLVLAFVLPFVSLPELVRHQGYLTTIWQQPERPANQRETATESQLATIRDNKLAAHKQVAPVPQRLTKNLKKPTKPAELAPEPATMSWLTWLIRLYLFGVVVFTLSLLFQVGTILFKIFTNPDKITDGAITIVNTPDRQAPCSFFRYIFIYPNDYDFATYEQIIAHEKIHARLGHSFDLLLAELAVIMLWFNPFSWFLKREIEKNNEYQTDALLLEQEPVSPRQYQLNLLQIATPNKPLSITTNYNQSLLKQRIKMMNAKKSTPHGYWKYSFLVPFIFGTLLLLNKPATSQELPASDILFASLPAKSSDIVPEKVVSEKERVLVQVAAAASRKNQRVSSNIRDNNVDMTTGYWYSHQEKGEYCLEFKGSQTASHWNMTRCFDKKTFQKTGKEMYVATKEPGTLQLNGALEAEVSQGKYTFTENPDFKKYLAANTITSPDKNFLFHLFFGEVNRQYVDFLKKQYGEVPGERLLEVAIHGISMPDYQKFLALFEKYNHQKPSMQEVIEAKIHDIDEAYVQELEAAGFKELSLKKIMEARIHDVNGSYVESLKNAGLSHLSLDKVIEAKIHDINPATVKELRALGFGALNLDKMMELNIHEVNAAYIKDLQAAGLKNLTLDQILEARIHDLNPTSIKEIRALGFNDLSFREMMDAQIHEVDAAFVADLKKAGLQNISLEKAVEAKIHDIDGNFIKQAKQKGYSFTTVDKYISLKIHGMAIESLKED, encoded by the coding sequence ATGATGGAGTTATTATTAAAGGCTTCTTTCGCGGTTGGTACCGCTTTTATATTTTATAAACTGCTGCTGCAGCAGGAAAGCTTTTTTGCCGCCAACCGGTTTTTCCTGGTGGGTTCTTTGGTGCTGGCCTTTGTGCTGCCTTTTGTTTCTTTGCCGGAATTGGTCCGCCATCAGGGTTATTTAACTACCATCTGGCAACAACCGGAACGCCCGGCAAACCAGCGCGAAACGGCCACGGAGAGCCAGCTAGCTACCATTCGGGATAATAAATTGGCCGCCCACAAACAAGTTGCTCCCGTACCGCAGCGGCTAACCAAAAATTTAAAAAAACCGACAAAGCCGGCCGAGTTGGCACCAGAACCCGCAACAATGAGCTGGTTAACGTGGCTGATCCGGCTGTATTTATTCGGGGTGGTTGTTTTTACCCTTAGCCTGCTTTTTCAGGTGGGTACTATTTTATTTAAAATTTTTACCAATCCGGATAAAATAACCGATGGCGCCATTACTATTGTAAATACCCCCGACCGGCAAGCCCCCTGTTCTTTTTTCCGGTACATCTTTATTTACCCCAATGATTATGACTTTGCAACGTACGAGCAGATAATTGCCCACGAAAAAATTCACGCCCGGCTAGGCCATAGTTTTGATTTACTACTGGCCGAACTAGCCGTGATTATGCTGTGGTTTAACCCATTTAGCTGGTTCTTAAAACGCGAAATCGAAAAAAACAACGAGTACCAAACCGATGCCTTGCTGCTGGAGCAAGAACCTGTAAGCCCCAGGCAATATCAATTAAATTTGCTGCAAATAGCTACCCCCAATAAACCGCTCAGCATAACTACTAATTATAATCAGTCGCTTTTAAAACAAAGAATTAAGATGATGAATGCAAAAAAATCTACTCCGCACGGCTACTGGAAATACAGTTTTCTGGTGCCTTTTATTTTTGGCACATTGTTGCTGCTGAATAAACCGGCTACCAGTCAGGAGTTGCCGGCCAGTGATATCTTGTTTGCCTCGCTGCCGGCCAAATCTAGTGATATAGTACCCGAAAAAGTAGTTTCCGAAAAAGAGCGTGTTTTGGTACAAGTAGCGGCGGCTGCATCGCGTAAAAACCAGCGCGTTTCTAGTAACATCCGGGATAATAACGTAGACATGACAACGGGGTATTGGTACAGCCACCAGGAAAAAGGCGAATATTGTTTGGAGTTTAAAGGCAGCCAAACCGCCTCGCACTGGAACATGACCCGGTGTTTTGATAAAAAAACTTTTCAGAAAACCGGGAAGGAAATGTACGTAGCCACCAAAGAACCAGGAACGCTTCAGTTAAACGGTGCCCTGGAAGCTGAGGTAAGCCAGGGAAAATATACTTTTACCGAGAATCCGGATTTTAAAAAATACCTGGCTGCGAATACTATTACCAGCCCAGATAAAAACTTCTTGTTTCATTTATTTTTTGGGGAAGTAAACCGGCAGTACGTCGATTTTTTAAAAAAACAATACGGAGAGGTACCAGGCGAACGCTTGTTAGAAGTAGCCATTCACGGTATTTCGATGCCCGATTATCAAAAGTTTCTGGCCTTGTTTGAAAAATACAATCACCAAAAGCCGAGCATGCAGGAAGTAATTGAAGCTAAAATCCATGACATCGACGAAGCCTATGTGCAGGAACTGGAAGCCGCGGGCTTTAAAGAATTGAGTCTGAAAAAAATAATGGAAGCCCGGATTCATGATGTTAACGGAAGCTACGTAGAAAGCTTGAAAAATGCGGGACTCTCTCATTTATCGCTCGATAAAGTAATCGAGGCCAAAATCCACGATATCAATCCGGCTACGGTAAAAGAACTGCGGGCGCTGGGCTTTGGGGCGTTAAATTTAGATAAAATGATGGAATTAAACATCCACGAGGTAAATGCCGCTTATATTAAAGACTTGCAAGCGGCCGGACTCAAAAACCTGACTTTAGATCAAATACTGGAAGCCCGGATTCATGATTTAAATCCAACTTCTATCAAAGAAATTCGCGCTTTAGGTTTTAACGATTTAAGTTTCCGGGAAATGATGGACGCCCAAATTCATGAAGTAGATGCTGCGTTTGTGGCCGATTTAAAAAAAGCCGGGTTGCAAAATATTAGCCTGGAGAAAGCGGTAGAAGCCAAGATCCACGATATAGACGGTAATTTTATTAAGCAAGCCAAACAAAAAGGCTATAGTTTTACCACGGTCGATAAATACATTTCGCTCAAAATTCATGGCATGGCCATCGAATCGCTGAAAGAAGATTAG